The genomic stretch CCAACGTGCGTGAATCGGGTAAGTGGGAAATTGCTGAAAATGGAGAACGCAGTAAAGTCTTTGGCAAATTGAAATCTGTAAAAGGCCTTGGCTGGTACATCGAGGATTTTCAAAAAGCTCAGGTAAGTTACAATCTCACCGACATCACTGAAGCCGGAATGCTGGATGTATTCCTAGCCACCCAAGAAGAAGCCGAAAAGCTAGGTGTAGAAGTTACCGGTAGTGAATTGGTAGGATTGGCACCTATAAACGAGTTTCACAAAGCTACGCAGCACTCCCATCCCGGACAAACCTTTACCGATGATGAAGCCATCGCAGCAGCCATCAAGTTTTTAGGTTTGGATGAGTTGAAACCTTTTGATCCTAATCAGAAGATTATTGAGAGGTTGGTGTAGTCATAGTTCATTCCAGCCTCTTTCCCTCCATTCCGGCCTTGAGCCGGAATCTCTTCCAGCTCGTCTCCGCTAGAAACAGATTCCGGGTCTTCGCTTCACTTCGCCCGGAATGATACCTCAACTAATCCATTTCTTTGGGTCTACTAAAACTCAAATAAGAAAACCCTAAAAACGCTCCATAGAGCAAAGTCATACCCCAAGTACGTGGGTGGCTAAAAGGATTCATCACATGATCCAGCATTTGTGAAAGCAATGAAAAGGGATTGCTCACCACGTCCCAGCTATTAAAGCGAAGATATCGACCGATATAAATTCCATAAGCGCAGAGCAATATAATTGCAACAAGAAGCAACACTCGTTTGCCATGAGGAAGCCATTGCCTCATGAAAGCATTAATATTATTAAGGCTATGAAAAAAGAGTAACAACCCGCTCCAGGCAAAGGATAGAATCAAAAGTGTATCATACCATATGCTGTCTCCAAAATTTCCACGTAAGTGAAACAAATCTGTGGTGATATAAGGTGCATTGGGCAAGAAGAGAATTAATAGCACCAAAAGAGAAACGGTGCTTAGCTTCAAGCTAGTTTTAGTTTTCAGTTTTTCTGAAAGCAAATAAGGTATTCCTGCAAGGATAAGATTCCACACCAAAAACAGGTAAAGAATAGAGCTGGTGTACAACACTCTGGCCGTGATAAGTGCCATGCATAGAATAATGCTAAATACAATTGACTGTCTCTGAATAAGCCAATTATAACATGAAATAGGTATTGACATTTGATAAGATTTAGAGTACACAACGAACATCATCATCAAAAAATTTATAGGGTAAATACCTGATACATACGATTTAGCAAAATTTTAACAATCTATGCCTGCACAATAAAACCTTCCAAAAAGTGACCTTAGTTTAAATCCTTTGAACCATATTTGTGGATTAGAACAATACTTTTTATGAGAAAAATTACATTCGCGCTCCTCCTTTTGTCAGGCCTATTGGGCTTTACAGAGGCAATGGCCCAAAGTCCGGGCGATACCATAGTGGTACAATCACTCAACTTTCAATCAGGTACAAGGGACACCATCGTTCATTTTCCTACCGCACCTACTTCCTATCACAAAGTATATATGCAGTACAGCTTACGCTGTAAAAATGCACAAGTGTCCACCGGAACAAATAGAAACCTTGGATGTGGCGAATGGGATTATTCTTGCAATACCTATTTACATGACTCTACGCATGTAGATTCAATTACGAATACTACTCCTGAGTATACCATCTCAGGATATAGCGGAAATACTTTTAGCTATTTAAGTTCTCCTACTTATGATTTTCATCAAAGCTTTCAGAAGAATGTAAGTGTAACGGGAACACCAACAGATACTTCTGCTCCTGTTGGCTCTGGTTCACTTTCGCTTAATAATGTTTTGCCTACAGACACCTTTGCTGCAAAAACACAGTATCTATTTACAGCAAGTGAGTTATCAGCGGCTGGCGCCTATGCCGGAAATATTGATGCGCTTACGCTAAATGTAGCTTCCAATCCTGGACAAGCCAAGTTCTTTAGAATTCGATTGAAAGCTACAACAGCAACTGCATTAAGCGATACTGATCCTGAGTTTACTGGTTTTACAGAAGTATATTTCCACCAGACACAATTTACCACAGGTGCCAACAAGTTGTATTTTGCTACTCCTTTCAACTGGAATGGAACATCAAACATTATCGTAGAAACGTCATTTACCAACACAAGCAATGGATCTGCTATTACTTTTAGTGGAACTGCAGGTGGTAGCGGTTTAGTTTCAAAGGGTGATCATGATTTCAACTTTGATGGCTCAAACTATATTGAGGCAAACACCTACAAAGGGATATTAGGTAACGCAAATAGAACTGTGGAAGCATGGGTAAAAACTACACTTGCAGGATCAGCTATCGTTTCGTGGGGAACCAATGCAACCGGGCAAAAATGGCTTGTTCGTCTTGATGGTTCTGGAGCGCTAAGAGCTGAAGTAGCTGGTGGTAATAGAATAGGAACCACACCTATAAATGATGGCCAATGGCATCACGTGGCGGTAGTTTTGGATGGTAACAACACCAATAACCTTGATCTCTATGTTGATGGTCAGCTAGAAACGAACTCTAGCACCAATGCTATAGCAATCAACACCACCTCTGGAGCCAACTTTCAAGTAACCAGAGGACCACACAATAATTATATAGATGGAACTATTAGTGAAGTACGTATTTGGAATAAAGCTCTTACCGCAACTGAAATTCAGGATTGGAGATTCAAAACCTTGACAAGCAGCCACCCCAGCTATGCTAACCTTGAACTTTACTACCCGTTAAACTCTGGCAGTGGTTCCACGATAATTGATGCCTCTCCTAACGGAAATGATGCAAGTACAATAAATGGTACTATTTGGACACCCACCAATGGTGTTGATCATTTTAAGAACCTGCAAAGTGTTACCGACAGACCCAATACCATTTTCCATCAAGGACAGTATAATATTACTATTGTTACGGATACAATTTTAGATTCTGTAGCTCGCCAGCAGCATATCGTAAATCAATTCGGAATATTCTCAAAAACTGGAACTGTAGAAAGTGATAGCATAGGTCTATTAAGTAGTAATACCTACTGGGATGCAAGCCCACAAAATGTGTATGACCCAAGTGGCACTCAGGTAAGCACTATTCCCGTAACGGCAGATGGAACAATTACCCTAAACGATCTTCCTTACTGGGAGCGTAGTCCTTCTAAGTTTGAGATTATGTCTTTTGTAACTCCTTACGGAATAGGCCTTGACTTTGGTCAAGAAGGAAAAACCTGGACATTTGACATGACCGACTTTATGCCAATCCTTAAAGGGCAAAAAAGAATGACCATTGAGCGCGGTGGGCAGTGGCAAGAAGAAATGGACATTAAGTTCCTTTTTGTAGTAGGTACACCTGTTCGTGAGGTTTTGGATATTCAGCAAATATGGAGAGTAGACTATCCTCTTTATGCAGATATTGCGAATGACAGGTATTTTGACCCACGCGATGTAATGCTAAATCCAAATGGCGAAACATTCGTAATTAAAAGTGCCATTACAGGCCACGGACAAGAAGGTGAGTTTATTCCTCAAAACCACTGGCTAAATATAGGTGGTGGTTCTGCTGACTTCAACTGGCAAGTGTGGAAAGAGTGCGCTATCAACCCAATTTTCCCACAAGGAGGAACTTGGATTTATGATCGTGCTGGATGGTGTCCAGGAGAAGCCACGGATATTCAAACTTCCGATATCACCAGTATGGTAACTGCCGGCCAAACCGCTAATATTGATTATGGTATCACTTCTACACAAGGAACTTCTAGATATATAGTGAGCCACCAGTTGGTAACTTATGGTCAAGATAACTTTACGCAAGATGCGGCCATCATTGATATAATCTCACCAACCCGCACACCAGAGCACGGACGTAAGGACGCTATTTGCGAAGGTGTAAAAGTGCTTATTCAAAATACAGGTACAACTGACCTTACTTCATTGAGCTTTGATTATTGGGTAAACAATGCCCCTACCCCACAAACTTTTAGCTGGAGCGGAAACTTAGCTTATCTGGAAACGGAAGAAGTAACGCTTCCTGGAAGCTATGATTTGTGGAACTATCTAAGCGGTGGTGCTGATAATACGATGCATGTAGAAGTTTCTGCTCCTAATGGTGGAGCCGATGACTATGCATTTAATAACAAAATGACCACAGAGTTTGATATTCCAGAATTTATGCCTGCTGATTTCCTTATTATGTTTACTACTAACTCTACAGGCAATCAAAATAGCTATACCCTAACCGATCAATCAGGGAATGTGGTACTTTCTAGAAATAATTTGGCTGCAAGCTCAAGTTACATTGATACCGTACATCTAGCACTTGGTTGCTACAACTTCCGTTTGGAAGACACTGGTGATAATGGTATTTCCTTTTGGGCAAATAATGAAGGTTCTGGATCGCTAAGATTTAGAAATATCAGCAACCCGGTTCCGCTTAAAACCTTTAATGGAGACTTTGGTCGCTTCATCAATTATAATTTTACTGTAAGCACTCCGCTTGCGCTAGAAGATGAAGAAGCTGCTAACGGCATTGAGCTTTACCCTAACCCAGCTGTAGGTAGCTTTACCGTACAAATGGAAGATGTGAAAAACGCAGAAATCAACGTCTTTAACAATGTAGGTCAGCGCATGGAGCTTTCTGCTAAAGCAGAAGGAAACAAAGCTGTGTACAACGCCAATGGCCTAAGCAAAGGTGTTTATTTTGTACACATCAAAGATCAAACGGATAAGGTGATCATCAAGAAATTGGTAGTTCTATAAACTCCAATTTGTTCTCATAAAAAATCCCGCTTCGATATGCTTCGGAGCGGGATTTTGTTTTTTTTAATACAGTCCTCTACTTAATTTTTTGTTTTGATGAAATAGCCAAAATAATTCCTCCTAGAATAAATCCCACTGGAATAATAATCTGATCAGGGGCAACAATCAAAGAAACAATGGCGATTAAAATACCTGCCCCTACTTTTACCAAAGCAGAATAGTAAAATGGTTGCTCCTCTTTTACCAAGTCCTCTTTTCTCTGAATCGAAATATTTGCAGCCACTTCTTTAGCTACTTCTTCAGAAATCCCTTGCTTCTCTAGTCGTGCATAAATCACCTCCTCATCAAGTCCAGAATTTTTCAATTTCAACCC from Owenweeksia hongkongensis DSM 17368 encodes the following:
- a CDS encoding LamG-like jellyroll fold domain-containing protein encodes the protein MRKITFALLLLSGLLGFTEAMAQSPGDTIVVQSLNFQSGTRDTIVHFPTAPTSYHKVYMQYSLRCKNAQVSTGTNRNLGCGEWDYSCNTYLHDSTHVDSITNTTPEYTISGYSGNTFSYLSSPTYDFHQSFQKNVSVTGTPTDTSAPVGSGSLSLNNVLPTDTFAAKTQYLFTASELSAAGAYAGNIDALTLNVASNPGQAKFFRIRLKATTATALSDTDPEFTGFTEVYFHQTQFTTGANKLYFATPFNWNGTSNIIVETSFTNTSNGSAITFSGTAGGSGLVSKGDHDFNFDGSNYIEANTYKGILGNANRTVEAWVKTTLAGSAIVSWGTNATGQKWLVRLDGSGALRAEVAGGNRIGTTPINDGQWHHVAVVLDGNNTNNLDLYVDGQLETNSSTNAIAINTTSGANFQVTRGPHNNYIDGTISEVRIWNKALTATEIQDWRFKTLTSSHPSYANLELYYPLNSGSGSTIIDASPNGNDASTINGTIWTPTNGVDHFKNLQSVTDRPNTIFHQGQYNITIVTDTILDSVARQQHIVNQFGIFSKTGTVESDSIGLLSSNTYWDASPQNVYDPSGTQVSTIPVTADGTITLNDLPYWERSPSKFEIMSFVTPYGIGLDFGQEGKTWTFDMTDFMPILKGQKRMTIERGGQWQEEMDIKFLFVVGTPVREVLDIQQIWRVDYPLYADIANDRYFDPRDVMLNPNGETFVIKSAITGHGQEGEFIPQNHWLNIGGGSADFNWQVWKECAINPIFPQGGTWIYDRAGWCPGEATDIQTSDITSMVTAGQTANIDYGITSTQGTSRYIVSHQLVTYGQDNFTQDAAIIDIISPTRTPEHGRKDAICEGVKVLIQNTGTTDLTSLSFDYWVNNAPTPQTFSWSGNLAYLETEEVTLPGSYDLWNYLSGGADNTMHVEVSAPNGGADDYAFNNKMTTEFDIPEFMPADFLIMFTTNSTGNQNSYTLTDQSGNVVLSRNNLAASSSYIDTVHLALGCYNFRLEDTGDNGISFWANNEGSGSLRFRNISNPVPLKTFNGDFGRFINYNFTVSTPLALEDEEAANGIELYPNPAVGSFTVQMEDVKNAEINVFNNVGQRMELSAKAEGNKAVYNANGLSKGVYFVHIKDQTDKVIIKKLVVL
- a CDS encoding DUF1361 domain-containing protein yields the protein MSIPISCYNWLIQRQSIVFSIILCMALITARVLYTSSILYLFLVWNLILAGIPYLLSEKLKTKTSLKLSTVSLLVLLILFLPNAPYITTDLFHLRGNFGDSIWYDTLLILSFAWSGLLLFFHSLNNINAFMRQWLPHGKRVLLLVAIILLCAYGIYIGRYLRFNSWDVVSNPFSLLSQMLDHVMNPFSHPRTWGMTLLYGAFLGFSYLSFSRPKEMD